The following are encoded together in the Bradymonas sediminis genome:
- a CDS encoding tetratricopeptide repeat protein: MKLWTPLRRASALVLLTGALLFSAALSSGCAGVNERGEAPQSVQDAEWHYKMGAGYFESSEIPLAMRELHTSLKLNPQEYRAHYLLGFISMGRRKYPDAIKHFKATLEIKPDYHFAKNNLGTVYLAQERWRDAAELFVELLEEPLYPTPELAHNNLGWAYFNLRRYPEAAENFKMAQFLKPSMCLAYNNLGQTYEKMNRSEQAVSQYRRALRKCPEGYAEAHFNLAKLLQKQGMTGAREHFEKCVQAQPDSNLAERCRQYLQVR, encoded by the coding sequence ATGAAGTTGTGGACCCCATTGCGCCGCGCGTCGGCGCTGGTATTGCTGACTGGCGCGCTGCTCTTTTCGGCGGCGCTTTCGTCCGGCTGCGCCGGCGTGAATGAGCGCGGCGAGGCTCCCCAGAGCGTTCAGGACGCCGAGTGGCACTATAAGATGGGCGCGGGGTATTTTGAGTCCAGCGAGATCCCGCTGGCGATGCGTGAATTGCACACCTCGCTGAAGCTCAACCCCCAGGAATACCGGGCGCATTATTTGCTCGGATTTATCTCGATGGGCCGGCGCAAATATCCCGACGCGATCAAGCATTTTAAGGCGACGCTCGAGATCAAGCCCGACTATCATTTCGCCAAGAATAACCTGGGGACGGTGTATTTGGCCCAGGAGCGCTGGCGCGACGCGGCGGAGCTCTTCGTGGAGTTGCTCGAGGAGCCGCTCTACCCGACGCCGGAGCTCGCCCACAATAACCTGGGCTGGGCGTATTTTAATCTGCGCCGCTATCCCGAGGCGGCCGAGAATTTCAAGATGGCGCAATTTCTCAAGCCCAGCATGTGCCTGGCCTATAATAACCTGGGCCAGACCTACGAGAAGATGAACCGCTCGGAGCAGGCGGTGAGCCAATACCGGCGGGCCCTACGGAAATGTCCAGAAGGATACGCCGAGGCACATTTTAACCTGGCGAAGTTGCTACAAAAACAGGGAATGACCGGCGCGCGCGAGCATTTCGAGAAATGCGTCCAGGCTCAGCCCGATTCCAACCTCGCCGAACGTTGTCGTCAGTATTTACAGGTTCGATAA